Proteins found in one Chitinophagales bacterium genomic segment:
- a CDS encoding ATP-binding protein encodes MLAGREKEVKRLEKALKSDKAELIAIFGRRRVGKTFLIREVYQSHIQFELTGLHNGLMADQLENFHFSLSNKLDSIEKPKSWLQAFGQLSEYMDGLSSKKKKVIFIDEFPWLATRKSKFLMAFEHFWNSYAVKKNDLIVVICGSAASYMVKKIVRNKGGLHNRITEKIRLLPFNLYETKLFLKSKKIHYSDYDILKIYMTIGGVPFYLDKLEKGESVPQAIDRMFFHKDAPLRNEFKDVFASLFENHERHSAVIRALANSRKGISRKQILKKTGLVTGGRLTQTLEELEESGFIEVYHSFGNLKKDALYRLNDEYSLFYLKFIEQSRAKGKGTWLAKSNGQAYKSWLGFSFETVCLKHIEEIKKALGIAAVDSENHSWSDKNEDEGAQIDLLIDRADNVINICEMKFYSAEFTIDKKYANELRNKVNLFRENSNTRKNLFLTMITTYGLKQNPYSLELVQNELKMNALFKPID; translated from the coding sequence ATGCTTGCAGGTAGGGAAAAAGAAGTCAAAAGGCTTGAAAAAGCTTTGAAATCTGATAAAGCGGAATTGATCGCTATTTTCGGCAGAAGAAGAGTTGGGAAAACTTTTTTGATCAGGGAAGTCTATCAATCGCATATACAGTTTGAGCTTACTGGTTTGCACAATGGTCTAATGGCCGATCAGTTGGAAAATTTCCATTTTTCGCTTTCCAATAAACTAGATAGTATTGAAAAACCCAAAAGCTGGCTTCAGGCCTTTGGTCAATTGTCAGAATACATGGATGGCCTTAGTTCAAAAAAGAAGAAAGTTATTTTTATAGATGAATTTCCTTGGTTGGCAACGAGAAAGTCGAAGTTTTTGATGGCATTTGAGCATTTTTGGAACAGCTATGCAGTCAAAAAAAATGACCTAATCGTTGTGATTTGCGGTTCGGCTGCCTCCTATATGGTAAAGAAAATTGTTAGGAATAAAGGCGGTCTGCACAACCGGATTACAGAAAAAATAAGGCTGCTGCCATTCAATTTGTATGAAACCAAATTATTTCTGAAAAGCAAGAAAATTCATTATTCTGATTACGATATCCTTAAAATTTATATGACAATTGGGGGTGTTCCATTTTATCTCGATAAACTTGAAAAAGGCGAAAGTGTTCCTCAGGCAATTGACCGCATGTTTTTTCACAAGGACGCTCCGTTGAGGAATGAGTTTAAGGATGTTTTTGCTTCATTATTTGAAAATCATGAAAGACACAGCGCAGTCATTCGGGCCTTAGCCAATTCAAGGAAAGGAATTAGCAGAAAACAGATATTGAAGAAAACAGGCTTAGTGACAGGCGGAAGATTGACTCAAACACTTGAAGAATTGGAGGAGTCTGGTTTTATAGAAGTATATCATTCATTTGGGAATTTAAAAAAAGATGCCCTGTACAGATTAAACGATGAGTATTCTTTGTTTTATCTCAAATTTATTGAGCAATCAAGGGCCAAAGGCAAGGGAACATGGTTGGCGAAATCCAATGGACAAGCCTATAAATCGTGGTTGGGATTTAGCTTTGAAACCGTTTGCCTAAAACACATAGAAGAAATAAAAAAGGCGCTTGGAATAGCAGCCGTTGATTCTGAAAACCACAGTTGGTCTGACAAAAACGAAGATGAAGGCGCACAAATAGATTTGCTTATAGACAGGGCGGATAATGTAATCAATATTTGTGAAATGAAATTCTACAGCGCAGAATTCACTATCGATAAGAAATATGCCAATGAGCTCAGAAACAAGGTGAATTTATTTAGGGAAAACAGCAATACCCGTAAGAATTTATTCCTTACCATGATTACCACTTATGGATTGAAACAAAACCCCTACAGCTTGGAGCTGGTGCAAAATGAGCTGAAAATGAACGCACTGTTCAAGCCAATAGATTAA
- a CDS encoding T9SS type A sorting domain-containing protein yields MKLLPILFLLLSLSNQLFPCTYVQNSFCVSNYTYPEDALIAGKIVQVDSNGIDLEIIEVLSGLEIRDTIRIWDIPDVECNGIWPMSASEMGDLNDSIIVNMSLIDSIKYSWDVLDDYRRPKDLAVTRYLKFSNDSVFGFISGYIYAPYSEQNRSMKYGNFKNFLNDSECQRLVNIQERAKDQSLSYYPNPVQSTLEIHLGEDDKQEKNFEVYALNGKRILSLVSKSEKVQIDFSSFSTGVYLIRIHQKGHAESILKVFKE; encoded by the coding sequence ATGAAATTATTGCCAATACTCTTTCTATTATTGAGCCTTTCAAATCAGCTCTTTCCCTGTACCTATGTTCAAAATTCATTTTGCGTTTCGAATTACACCTATCCCGAAGATGCGCTAATAGCAGGAAAGATTGTCCAGGTTGATTCCAATGGAATTGACTTAGAAATAATAGAGGTATTAAGCGGATTGGAAATAAGAGATACAATAAGGATTTGGGACATTCCAGATGTTGAATGTAATGGGATTTGGCCAATGTCGGCATCAGAAATGGGCGACCTTAATGATTCAATAATAGTAAACATGTCTTTAATCGACTCTATCAAATACTCCTGGGATGTTTTGGATGATTATAGAAGACCAAAGGATTTGGCCGTTACCCGATACCTGAAATTTTCAAATGATAGTGTTTTTGGTTTTATAAGTGGTTACATCTATGCACCATATTCTGAACAAAACCGAAGCATGAAATATGGCAATTTCAAGAACTTCTTAAATGATTCGGAATGCCAAAGACTTGTGAACATCCAAGAAAGGGCTAAGGATCAAAGCCTTAGTTACTACCCAAATCCCGTTCAATCTACTTTAGAAATTCATCTAGGTGAAGATGATAAGCAAGAAAAAAACTTTGAAGTTTATGCGCTCAATGGAAAGAGAATTCTAAGCTTGGTGAGCAAATCTGAAAAAGTCCAAATTGATTTTTCTTCATTTTCGACAGGGGTGTATTTAATAAGGATCCATCAAAAGGGACATGCTGAAAGTATCCTTAAAGTTTTCAAGGAATAA